The genome window AACGAACACCGAGTCCGCACCGACGTCTCATGATATCGTTACTCTAGAAGGGTCGCGGGTCATGATGCGCAATGTGGAAGGACAGCAGAGTGTGCAAAAACCAGGAAAAGAAAGGCTACTATATGCTACCTTCTGAACCGTCGTGAAATACGATACGGAGCTATAACCAGAAACAGACCACCCATGTTTGCTATGACAGCGAGAGTGGCACCAAAATCTTCGACTATGCTGCTCTCATGACTCTCAACTACGTCTTCATGACTTCCATCCTCTTCCAAGATCAGACTGTACGACTGGTCTATGTCAATCTGCTACCATCtagttcttctttgcctccGTGTCTTTAGACTCGCTCAGGTTATCAGCCATGGCCTCAGCAGTAGCCTTCTTCAAGCGCTCACTGTCATCAGTCTTATCgtccttgatcttctgaTGTGTTTCCCTCTCATCTTCACTGTCTCCGAGACTAAAGGGGTCGTTCTCTGCGATAGGGCTTGGCTCAACCGCCGACATGGGCTGCCACTTGCTTCCCCTTGTGCCACTCGCGGGAGCTGCATCCTTGGGTGGCACTCTAGGTGAAGAGTCGTACATATTGATTTCTTCAGTCTCCTCCTTGAAACCAACTCGTCGGCCGTTGCTGGGCTTGGGTGAAGCTGATGGGGGAGGGGGCTTATACATGCCAGTATTGGCCATGGGTCGGCTCACAGGCGCTGCAAGTTGTCAACATTTGCTTCAACACAATCCAGGTATCAGTACTCACTTCCATCAGAAGAAAACTTCATGCCAGCGAAATCATCGCTGAGGACTTGAGGATCCGCATCATATCGGTCATAATCACCGCTTCGCCTGCTGGACTCTCCGGGACGACGGAAGGGCTCTCCTTGTCGttgcgtctgctcttcactctcatcaaagttctcctcgatcttcttcttgatgtttGTAATCCATCCGTTGACCTTTTCCTGTGTCTCGAAGAATCCCTTGCGTAGGTTTTCGCGAATAACAGGGAGGTCATCGTCAATGAAGCTGTGCTCACGGTCGTCACCCCATTCATCCTGACCTCGCTGACCCTGTCTTTGACCTCGGTTGGCAGTGCGCGACTCGTAGGCACCAACATTATCGTAGTGTTCTGCAAGCTGGCGTGCATATAGCTCGTCTGCCTCCAATTGCGACATCTGGGATCGGTTCTGAGGCCTAGGGGGTTGAGGCGGGGGGACTTCGTCGGCGGGTTCGTTTTGCGCAGCATCAGGATCGGTCATCTCTATACGTACATCAGTTTATCGTGCCCTCTAGTAAGAGTCTGTGTAAGCGTACCCAGCAAAGCATGGAACGCTGGCTCAACGCGACCACCGCTAGCTCTCAATACAGCCTTGATGACACTCAGCTCTACGCTAGGGAATGCTTCCTTGAGTATAGTCTCATTCTTTTGCGCTTCGGAAACAGGTCGGGGAGGCTTAGGAGGCGCTGTCTCGTTCGTGGGTGATGgtgcctgagcctgagcctgagtCTGGGTGGTAGTGGTGTTGGTCGCAGCAGCGGGTGTAGTGTTGCTATCGAGAACGCCAGATTCCTGaacatcatcgtcgtcaagatcaagggGTCGCGCAGTAGTAGGCGACTCAGGTCCACTCTCGGCGGTGGCCTTGTTCTAGCAGGAGAAGTCATGTTAGCAGAAATCATCTAACATCAGCCATCCAAGACAGTTCTCGAAAGGAGTAGTAGTATACCGTTTCTCCAGGGGCTGACATCCTGATCGCACTTGTCGTTGGTATGATTTAGTTTCAGTCTGAAGTTATCACGAGTTCGCAGTCGAGATTTGATTAGAAGTCGGTTGAAAGATGGGCAATATCCAGGGAAATTGGGGATTTCGCTTCAGCCTGGCCTTGCTTGTGATATTAAAGATGAGGCGCGAGGGGTCAATCAGCCTACACGAAGCTGATGACGTTGACCCACTCGCCACAATGCATTCTTAGTGGGAAGGGTGCTCTGATTGGCTGTAGCTCTGACAGCAGTATCAAGTGTAGGGTAACTTTCATGCGTCTCATGAAGCTTGACTTTAAACATAAAGCTTCATGCAAAATGAGTCGTGTTCAAACAAGCTGAGTTTTATGCGCACATAGAGGGAAAAACATACGGGTGATGTGAGAGACTCTGCGTTGTTCTTAAAAAGGGTCATAAATCTATTGAATTTGTTTGACCAAGTCCAAAATGGCAGACCTGGATTTAGATGCAGCTTTTATCCCAGCTCTCCATAAGCCAGCAGCTCTACTCCCCATCGCGAAACATCGCGAGAGCCTTCTTTATCTGATTGAAAAATACCCAGTCACTATTGTCATAGGCCAAACTGGTTCTGGAAAAACAACACAAATACCTCAATTCCTAGAACGAGCAGGATG of Fusarium oxysporum Fo47 chromosome I, complete sequence contains these proteins:
- a CDS encoding ubiquitin-binding protein CUE5, which translates into the protein MSAPGETNKATAESGPESPTTARPLDLDDDDVQESGVLDSNTTPAAATNTTTTQTQAQAQAPSPTNETAPPKPPRPVSEAQKNETILKEAFPSVELSVIKAVLRASGGRVEPAFHALLEMTDPDAAQNEPADEVPPPQPPRPQNRSQMSQLEADELYARQLAEHYDNVGAYESRTANRGQRQGQRGQDEWGDDREHSFIDDDLPVIRENLRKGFFETQEKVNGWITNIKKKIEENFDESEEQTQRQGEPFRRPGESSRRSGDYDRYDADPQVLSDDFAGMKFSSDGTPVSRPMANTGMYKPPPPSASPKPSNGRRVGFKEETEEINMYDSSPRVPPKDAAPASGTRGSKWQPMSAVEPSPIAENDPFSLGDSEDERETHQKIKDDKTDDSERLKKATAEAMADNLSESKDTEAKKN